The proteins below are encoded in one region of Brassica napus cultivar Da-Ae chromosome A6, Da-Ae, whole genome shotgun sequence:
- the LOC106348588 gene encoding transmembrane protein 184A-like produces MADLIPFYLNIVAFLCTVGAIALAIFHIYRHLLNYTEPTYQRYIVRIIFMVPVYAFMSFLSLVLPTSSIYFDSIREVYEAWVIYNFLSLCLAWVGGPGAVVLSLSGRSLKPSLCLMTCCFPPLTLDGRFIRRCKQGCLQFVILKPILVAVTLVLYAKGKYKDGNFNPDQAYLYLTIIYTISYTVALYALVLFYMACRDLLQPFNPVPKFVIIKSVVFLTYWQGVLVFLAAKSGFIQTAEEAAHFQNFIICVEMLIAAACHFYAFPYKEYAGANVGGAGSFSGSLSHAVKLNDFYHDTVHQFAPTYHDYVLYNHTDGGDEGTTKYRSRTFVPTGQEMEAMRKNQTVYANKIDGVSVSSSLSSSVGSSPKSSSITSDPAAKSSLLVDGLDSLDTMYDMSLIDIDISNFPSNVPSASESGA; encoded by the exons ATGGCGGATTTGATACCGTTTTATCTCAACATCGTGGCGTTTCTATGCACTGTTGGAGCCATTGCGTTGGCGATATTTCACATCTACAGGCACCTTCTCAATTACACGGAGCCTACTTATCAGAGATACATCGTTCGCATCATCTTCATGGTCCCG GTTTATGCCTTCATGTCATTCTTGTCTCTCGTGCTACCTACAAGCTCCATCTATTTTGATTCCATACGAGAAGT TTATGAAGCATGGGTCATTTACAACTTCCTATCACTGTGTTTGGCATGGGTTGGAGGTCCAGGAGCTGTCGTGCTTAGTTTAAGCGGTCGCTCTCTTAAACCATCATTATGTCTCATGACTTGTTGCTTTCCACCATTAACATTGGATGG GCGTTTTATTAGACGGTGCAAGCAAGGCTGTCTGCAATTTGTAATTCTAAAGCCTATCCTAGTGGCTGTCACACTTGTGCTTTATGCAAAAGGGAAGTACAAGGATGGAAACTTCAACCCTGATCAAGCATATCTATACCTTACCATCATCTACACCATATCCTACACAGTTGCTTTGTACGCACTTGTGCTGTTCTACATGGCCTGCAGAGATCTCCTTCAGCCGTTCAATCCAGTCCCAAAGTTTGTGATCATTAAGTCTGTTGTCTTTCTAACCTATTGGCAG GGCGTTCTTGTCTTTCTTGCTGCAAAGTCTGGATTCATACAAACCGCAGAGGAAGCGGCTcactttcaaaattttataatatgtgtGGAGATGCTTATTGCTGCAGCGTGCCATTTCTATGCTTTTCCCTACAAGGAGTATGCTGGTGCCAATGTTGGTGGAGCCGGCAGCTTCTCAGGGAGCCTATCACACGCTGTGAAGCTAAATGACTTCTACCATGACACTGTCCACCAG TTTGCTCCGACTTATCACGATTATGTACTCTATAACCATACTGATGGTGGAGACGAGGGGACAACGAAGTACCGGTCGAGAACTTTTGTGCCAACTGGACAAGAGATGGAGGCGATGAGAAAGAACCAAACTGTGTATGCAAATAAGATAGACGGTGTTTCGGTCTCGAGTAGTCTATCTTCTTCAGTGGGGAGCTCACCTAAAAGCTCTAGCATAACATCTGATCCTGCTGCGAAATCTTCTTTGCTTGTTGATGGCTTGGATTCTCTTGATACGATGTATGATATGTCGCTCATTGACATTGATATATCTAATTTTCCCAGCAATGTCCCCTCAGCAAGTGAAAGTGGGGCCTAG
- the LOC125610016 gene encoding uncharacterized protein LOC125610016 produces the protein MVLRDVDITKTLDYSSAIAILGFSLIVSILRTFDMRVEAARVMVSPPVLAFVTSHIMYINLYKLDYDIQKSWNMIVCVAMGVAQLFLWARWAAVSRHPSNWKLWVVVA, from the exons ATGGTTCTCAGGGATGTTGACATCACAAAGACGTTGGACTACTCATCTGCAATAGCCATTCTCGGATTCTCACTCATCGTATCCATCTTAAGAACCTTTGATATGCGGGTGGAGGCTGCAAGAGTCATGGTATCCCCTCCAGTACTAGCTTTTGTCACCTCACACATAATGTACATTAACTTATACAAACTTGACTATGATATACAGAAAA GTTGGAACATGATTGTGTGTGTGGCCATGGGAGTCGCTCAGCTTTTCCTATGGGCAAGATGGGCCGCTGTTTCTAGACATCCTTCTAATTGGAAACTGTGGGTGGTTGTGGCTTAG